In the genome of Nycticebus coucang isolate mNycCou1 chromosome 12, mNycCou1.pri, whole genome shotgun sequence, the window cctccctcaggctCCTAATTAGCTGGTACATgtactacaggtacatgccaccatgcctggatgagttttctatttttagtaaagccagagtcttgctcttgctcagatagtcttgtactctttctttctttctttcttttttgcagtttttggccggggctgagtttgaattcaccacctctggcatatggggcaagtgccctacccctttgagccacaggcgccatccaaaaacttcttctttttttttttttttttacagttttggctgcggctgggtttgaacctgccacctccagcatatggggccgtgccctactcctttgagccacaggcgccacccactgtttctttttttttgcagtttttggccacagCCCAACTTGAACACCACCCccagtttatggggccggcaccctactccttgagtcacaggcgccgccctcaaactcttgacctcaagtgatcctcctgccttggcctcccagagtgttaggattacagatatgagccactgtacaTGGCCTGAAGTCTTTCTAAAATCTGACATTTGGTCCATCTCATAGGCAATTTCTATTGCttcggggtttttttttttttttttttgtctatgtaTGAGTCACATGTTCTTCATTCCTTGTGTGTCTcataatttttgttgaaaatggTGTGATTTAAGGAATATATTGTAGCAATTCTGTATATTAATACTCCTTCGCCCtctctgaaggttgtctttattgtttgcttatttgttttgtgACTTGACTAGGCtacattaagtttttttttttccttctcagcatGAAGCGTTTTCTGTTGCTCTCACAGCCTGAGCAGGcactctctgtctctttctctattttctctgtgAAGGCGTCTGCTGCCTTTGGTCTTACACACCGCCTGTTAGTTTCCACTAACTTACCAGCTCTGTTGTTTCTGACAATGCCTTGAGGCATATAATTCTCAGCAGTTGATCCATTAAATGTGAGCAGGGGCAGGTTTTGAGGCTGATCTTTGAAGTTTGCTGTGTCTCCAAGAGGGCTCTTATTAGCCATCTCTTTCCAGGGTTCTCTCCAGCAAGACGTGGCCTATGGTTTATTCTTGCTGCTCCTAAATAGGAGGAGCTATTGGTTTTCTGAATGTGCCTTTAGGATTGAACTTGCCAACACTATGTTTCAACTCAGTCATTTCCTTGGGGCATATCCTTGAATCCCTTTTTCTTATGGTTTGCCTCTCCTCCTAGGCCAAGTTTCTGAGCCACTATTCTGGATACCTGGTGGATCAGTGGCCTCTGGTCTCAGTGGGAAATCTCTCTTCTATGACCAAGCTGGGATGAAGCTGATCATGGTCCCAGTATTTTTTGGACTGTTACACCCTAGGTAAAGCCTTCACCCTATGTGGAAAGGAGTCCCTTACCTCCCTACCACATTCACAGGGAATTTAGCCTCTTCAATTTGGGTTTGGAGGAAATGAAAACGCAGATATGGAAAGCCTTGACTGGGCACTGAGAGGAGAGGGAGCGTGTCTTGTTGGCCACACCTACTCAGAGTAGAGCTTCCTTCAAGCTGAGCTATAGGAGGAGGGAGGTAGTTGGTCTTCGTGGCTCAAATGCTATAGAATCCCTCTGTTCTTACTGAGTTTTAGTAGATTTCCTTGAACATatgtcctttcattttcttttctttctttttttttttttgtagagacagagtctcactgtactgccctcggatagagtgccatggcgtcacacggctcagagcaacctctaactcttgggcttaagcaattctcctgcctcagcctcccgagcagctgggactacaggcgcctgtcacaacgcccggctatttttttgttgcagtttggccagggctgggtttgaacccgccaccctcggcatatggggccggcgccctactcactgagccacaggcgccgccctgttctttcattttctatatGCTATTAGGATAATTTTCAGGAACtttaagtgttttttaaaaatatttttcacaagcAGTATTGCCAGGGAGTATATCCATAGAGTTCCTTGTAGTGTTATCGTATAGTTCTGATCTTGCCACGCTTCTCCTATTGTTTGGCCCAACAGCTGATCAGCAATTCCAGCAACTGCAGAGTTAAAACGCTTGCCCGTAAATGTTTGACAAATACTCCTGGGGAGAAGGCTTTTTGTACTAGGCAAGCCCCACATGAGGTCAAATCAACAGCCATGTAGTGGGGTCTTCCAGGGAACATCAAGACAGTTCTGGTAATGACAGTTCTTTGGGAATAAGACTTTAAAAGCATTCCAGTTCCATTTTATTTCCTCTAGTGGCTGCCAGGTTGCACTGAGAATGCGTTTTTAGGGTTGCAACAGAGCTGGAGAGCAAGGCATGggcatttggttgttttttgtttttgttttcgtttttctttctttttttctttttgttaaattttaggttaatatgaaggtacaaatgattaggttacgttTATTGTGTTTgttaaagttcaaattgtagttaagcccttcacccagggtacgtgctgtatacccttacattgtgcccattaggtgagagcttaccaattcccctttctcctcccctcttccctttccctctctttttaattttttaagggacagggtcttgctcttttgcccaggctggagggaagTAGTAGGATCCTACCttagccatcctcccacctcagtctcccaaaatgctgggactGTATGCAGaatcaacttttgttttttttagatggagtctcaccctatccccaggctagagtgctgtggcttcagcctagctcacagcaacctcagactcctgggttctagagatccttctgcctcagcctcccaagtagctgggactacaggcacctgccaccacacccagctaatttctttatttttagtggagacggggtattgcacttgttcaggctggtgtcaacCTCCTAAGTTtaacattggcctcccagagtactagaatgagccactgcacctgggcaAAATCAACTTTTAATTAATATTCAAACTACTATAGACCCAAATGACTGTACTTGTGCTGaggtttctttctgttttttgctttttttttttgagacagagcctccaactgtctccctgagtagagtgccatccgtggcatcacagctcacagcaacgtccaactcctgggcttaagtgattctcttgcctcagcctcccaagtagccgggactacaggtgcccgccacaacacctggctattttttggttgtagttgtcattgttgtttggcaggcccgggctggattcgaacctgccagctctggtgtatgtggctggcaccttagccgcttcagctacaggcgtcgagcctCAGGTTTCTTTATATCATTTGCAGGATGCTGAATGACTTTGTCTCTTCTCTGAAATCAAGGCAGAAAGCAGATCAAGATTTAAAGGATACCCTAACAGTGTTGTAACCTGAACCTATTGTATTGGtatgaaagaaggaaatgaggTGTACTTAGCTTCGTAATTCTCACTGGTCTCACTACTCATTGCTCACAAATTATCTAAAGAATATGAAACCTAGAACTTCACCAGGGAGACTAATACTAAAGTCAATGGTGAATAgttataaattactttttaaattttcttgaaagtccccctattcttaggttataactgggttatagctttcatgtgaaagccataaattagtttcatagtagggctgagtacattggctactttttcttccattcttgagatactttactaagaagaatatgttccagttccatccatgtaaacatgaaagaggtaaagtctccatctttctttaaggctgcacaagggggagagggaggggagggagggggaggatgggcagagggagggtgattggtgggattacacctgctgtgcatcttacaagggtacatgcgaaacttagtaaatgtagaatgcaaatgtcttaacacaataactaagaaaatgccaggaaggctatgttaaccagtgtgatgaaaatgtgtcaaatggtctataaaaccagtgtatggtgccccatgattgcattaacgtacacagctatgatttaataataaaaaaataaataaataaaaagaaaataaattttcttgaaaGTCAAAACAATATTTGCCTATCcacattattttcctatttcctaAAATTTCTCAAACTTGGTCTATATTATTTCCAAAACTGTATCTATAATTTTTTCCACCATCTTTAGGGATGGACTCATCCAAATCCAGGGTCTTAAGCATTTCAGTTGAATTAGCATCTGTTTATCATTCTTCACTTCTTTGGGGCTTCAATTCCCTTTTAACCACAACCTTAAAGCATTTTAATCTTCAGTGTTATTCTCTTTACAGAAAACACAAACCAagccaggtgaagtggctcatgcctataatcctagtcttctgggaagccaaggtgggtggatagcttgagctcaggagtttgagaccagcctgagcaagagtgagacctgtctctattaaaaacagaaaaactacacaggtgtggtggtgggtgcctgtagtcccagctactcaggaggctgaggcaacctcacttgagctcaggagttgaagttgctgtgagctatggtgccatagcactctagagccagggcaacagagtaagactctgtcaaggaaagaaagaggaaggaaggaaggaagaaaggaaggaagaagggagggagagagggagggagggagggaggaaggaaggaaggaaaaaagaaaagacaaaccaAATGAAAGTGGAGAGGTTCTGCTTTCTCTTGGTCATCTGTTCATATTACACCATCTCCTCTAAGCAATGGGcctatttcttccttcttcttactCCAAATATAGACATAAAAGCCCTTTTTGTTGTCTCTAGCATGTTTTGTAATCTCAGCTCATTTTGAGTTACAGCCATCCTGATGTTATATGTTTATACCAGTCTTTTGTGTTTTCCCTGGGTCAGGTGGCTCTTCTTATATCTTCTTTTATCATAGAATTTCCTGTGCAGCCATTTGGGTTCCTTTAAATGCTCTTCCCATTGCACGGTCATCAGGATCCAAAAGGGAtaaaggaatgatttttttttgagggagaagAATTGAATGGTcttaaaatggtaaatataaTTACACATATTAGTTCAATATTGGAACATAAATATTTAGTACATGCAATGAGATAATTGTTCATTAATTTCGCACCCACTGATTAATTTATGCATCATCAGTTTAGCATCCTATGATTAATTTAGCATCCTAACAGTTGTAGACATTGTCTTGTTCACCCTGGTTGCATCAATACACAATTACATACTGCGTTTCCCCTTAGTTTTCATCTCATTTATCTATTACCGTGCAACAAACAATTCCACAATTTAGCGGCATAGAACAActcttgtgtgtatgtgtgtgtgtacagttaTGTGTGCACACAGATGCTCATTGATTCTGTGGGTGGGATTTGGAAAGGAAGTAGTAGGAAAAGCCTGTACTGTGCTTCATGATGTCTGAGTCTCAGCTGGGATGACCCGAGCAGCCAAGGGTGACCCTAACTGATGGAGAGGAAACAGCGAGGGCTAGAGGAGCCACTTCTAGATGGCTTCTTCACTCATATgcctgttgcctgggctggagtggcAGGAGGGCAGACTCAGGCTCAGATAGGATTGTCAACCATAGAACCTATGTGTGTCCTGTCCTGCATGGCTGAGATAGCATGTCAGACTTCTCATACAGGCATTCTAGACTCCAGGAACGAGTATTCCAGCAAGCAAAGTGAAAACTTCTGTGTCTTTTATGACCTAGCCTTGAATGTCATTTCCACTACACTGTCTACATAGGAGCAGTTACAGGTCAGCCCAGATTTAAAGACATAGACTCTtgacagaagtgccaaagaattTATGGCCCAGAAGAATTGTCTAGCCTATCCACAAAATTGTAAGCTAAATAAAACAGTTGTTGTGTTAAGCTATTATAAAAAATCCAACAATAACCCCCCCATATTcaaaaaagacacacacaaagaagaaTTTATGGCCATATTTTCAAACTAGAAAATAATTGTTATAAAAGTGAAGTATGTATTCCTGGAAGGTTGCCAAATCAGTGgccagaaatatttcttttcaaccAATTGCTTCTTTTGATCAATTTGAAATATCTtgtataaaagataaatatgttgGGTGCCCATACCTCATGGTTAGAGGACTGGCCCCGTGCACGGTGGGTGGTAGGGTGGGTGGggcagtgggttcgaacccccaggcctgctaaacaaaaaacaaacaaaaaagataaatatgtttCTCATAGAAATACAACATGCAGAAAGTGGGAAATTTTTCCATctcaaatagttttttttatatACCCTTTTTTCAAAGTACCATATGCACATCTTTAGGAAATCTATAATGATTATGAAAAATGGGGTCTTCCAGAAAGCCCATTTTCTGTTCCCCAGAGACAACTACCTAATTCTTTAGTGTTTGCCTCCATATCTCTAAAGTATATGCTAATATTGTCACTttttggcagtgcccatagctcagtgggtagggtgttggccacatacaccagggctggtgggttccaacccagtcccggccagctaaagcaacaatgacaactgcaacaaaaaaatagttgggcattgtggtggacacctgtagtcccagctacttgggaggctgaggcaagagaatcgcttaagcccaagagttgaaggttgctgtgaggcttaagcccgagagttgaaggttgctatgagctgtgacaccacagcactctactgagggtgacatagtgacactgtctcaaaatatatatatagccacTTTTTGATTTTTCCGTTTTAGGCATTATCTGTTATCATTTTGAAAAGTGAGGCTTATGGCtggtggtgtggtggctcacatctataatactagcactctaaGAGACCCaggggtggatctcttgagctcaaaagtttaagAACAGTTTGAACAAGAGTGacaccctatctttactaaaaaagtagaaaaactagctgggccctataatcttagcactctgggaggccaaagctggtggattgcctcagctcacaggttccatatcagcctgagccagagcaagatctcttctctaaaaatagctgggtgggcatctgtagtcccagctacttgggaggctgaggagagaggatctattcagcccaagagtttgaggttgctgtgagctatgatgccaagcactttacagagggcaacagagtaagactctgtctaaaaaaaaaaaaaaaatggctgggctcagtggctcatgcctataatcccagcacttggtgaggccaaggctggaagattgctgagctcataggttccggaccagcctgagccagagtgagacctcgtctctaaaaatagccgggcattgtagagGGCGcctatagctacttgggaggttgaggcacaagaattgcttaagcccaggagtttgaggttgctgtgagctatgatgccatggcactctacctggggatgcaacaaagtgagactctgtctcaaataaataaataaaatttaaacaattaaaacagaaaaggaaataatttgccctcaatattttctttttgttgttttttttttaatttttttattaagtcacttgtacatagatcatgaatacatttatgccattatggaattcaatgtgttgattatttgtacaaattggagtgcttacatcctactaatcaacatagccttcacctcatttactgaATTACAGCGTTAAGGCATTTGTGTTCTGGACCTGATAggtccaacttgtacttgcaatatgctccataggtctGGTCCCCCTCCTAACCCTCCCTTTAtcaacccacccaccttccttCCCCTCAATATTTTCATTGCATAACTCTGTCTTCCAGTTCCCATGGTGACCACTGAGAATCCAGTCCCATTGTAGTTCGTGACTGCCGTCTGCTCTCCAAAAGCACGTGGGCATCTTCAGTGTTCCAAAGATCTAGACTTAGATCTGTTTTCATTCACTGTGTTGGACCCCTTCAATCTGGGATTCATTCTCTaagggttttatttctttttttaagtagtattgtgtacaaaatatatgtattaatataatttaacaaaatattggaAAGTGAAGACACCAGGTCAAAAAATAAGattgttggctcagtgcctatagctcagtggctagggcgccagccacatacactggacctggcaggttcaaatccagctttgGCCCTCCAaataacaacgacaactacaaccaaaaagtagccaggaacAAGATGGCGGGCTCACGGTGAAGCACTGTCAAGGGatgaaaattgatttttcctagaagcagattttaaaagcagtgtttcttcaaaacatcttttttcatAAGTATCTTGATACACCATGGCTGGAGCAGCAGTAAAATGGGTAATATCAAAGAGAAGTATcttgaaacatttatttccaaTCCAAAATGGAGCTTTATATTGTGTTTGTCATAAATCTACATATTCTTCTCTACCAGATGACTATAATTGCAAAGTGGAGCTTGCTTTGACATCTGATGGCAGGACAATAGTATGCTACCATCCTTCTGTGGACATTCCATATGAACACACAAAACCTATTCCTCTACCAGATCCTGTGTGtaataatgaagaaatacatGATCAAGTGCTGAAAACCAGATTAGCAGAAAAAAGTGAACGCCTTGAACAAGGACCCATGATAGAACAACTTAGCAAAATGTTCTTTACTACTAAGCACCATTGGTATCCTCGTGGACAGTATCACACTCGTCGTAAGAAACTGAATCCTCCAAAGGACAGATGATACTGAGGTTTTCCAGGGAATCGAAGAAAAATGTGCCTCAGATGGCAATTTAGAAAATGCAATGTGGTATATTCATTAATATGTTATatagtaaaatagtaataataaaatgccttctcgtaaaaaaaaacaaaaacaaaaacaaaaaaaaaacaaaaagtagccaggcgttgtggcaggcgcctgtagtcccagctacttgggaggctgaggcaagagactcgcttaagcccaagaattggaggttgctgtgagctgtgacgccagagcgcactactgagggcaacatagtaagactctgtctcaaaaaaaaaaaagtaagaaagaaagaagattgtCAGCACCCCGAGAATCCCAATCCTAATCCTGCCCCGCCCTAAGAGTGGTACTGACCATAAGGACTGTAGTGATAGTTACTTTGTCACTCTTTATAGACCCCTCCCCCACACCAGAGTATACATTTCTCAGCATCTAGTTTAATTTTgctgttttagtttttataaaaatgggcTCAATCTGTGCATTCAGTTCCaagttacttctttctttctgccctggcctgtgtgtatttaatttttaattatggtaaaaataaatttaccatattaactttttttttggttggagggAAAGACTAGCTCTGTCGTCCagcctggaatgcagtggcatcatcatagctcactcagactcctgggctcaagctattctcctgcctaattttttttagaaagcatTGACATCAAGTGGTAAGGCTACTTTTCCCCTACTTTTTGTAGATCTCGCCACATTGCAGGCAGATCTTGAAGttctggcctcaaggaatcctcctgccttggtctcccaaagtgctaggcttatagACATAGCACTTgggagccaccacaactggcctcattttaagcatttttaggTATACAATTCAGTATATCTAAACTGTTGCCAGTCTCtggaactcttttcatcttgccaaactgaaattctgtacccattaaacaacaacttctgtttccctctctcccttcagcccctggcaaccaccattacaccttctgtctctatgaatttgcctactATAGGGAcctcacataaatggaatcataatagTATTTGGTTTATTGTGAATAAATagtatttcacttaatgtaatctTCTGAcagttcatccacattgtagcataAAACAGAATTtactttttcatggctgaataatattccattatatggatagTCCACATTTggttatccattcatccatttggCCTCTGTCTTTTATGTTGGATGCTTTCCTCAAATGTCTGGTGAATCCTATGTCCAAGATTCAAGTATGTCTGCTCATATTTCAGTGCAGATCTATTAAAAAGCTGATTAAAAGCTTTTCACTGGGGGCAGGTTTATCCGTGTCTTTGTTGTAGGGTGGTCCAGCTGGTGGTTTCCCAGGGAGCTCCTGATATCCTTTTCTTCAGGTCTTTCCTCTGGGGTTGAACACAGTCCCTACAGAAGGCTCTTTCAGTCTGCTGCCTGAGGGCACcaatttctgtatcttttgggGCTCCTATAAAGAAAATCTttaactgggtggtgcctgtggctcaaaggagtagggcaccggccccatatactggaggtagtgggttcaaacgcagccccggccaaaaaaaagaaaaaagaaaagaaatctgttaACTTCTCATTTTTTCCAGTGCAAGTTCAAGATTTCTGCCTCTTTGGTTCTAGTAAAGGTTACCATATGTCCATCTATTACCTGGTTCAAAACATGTTGTTCTTATtgtattctctcccattctggtTGTTTTTGTagggttgtggcattagaaaaaaatcttcttaCTGCCATTTTTTTGTGGTTGGACAAGAACAGAGGTAAATACATATGTTTAATCTACTGCCTTTAACCTGATTGatgcattcaattttttttttttttttttgcagtttttggccagggttggatttgaacccaccacctctggcatatggggccggcgccctactcctttgagccacaggcaccgccctgcattcaatttttttttttttttttttgtagagacagagtctcactgtactgcccttggtagagtgccgtgtcgtcacatggctcacagcaacctctaactcttgggcttacgcgatcctcttgcctcagcctcccgagcagctgggactacaggcgcgcgccacaacgcccagctatttttctgttgcagtttggccggggctgggtccgaacccgccacccttggcattgCATTCAATTTTTTAAGTAAACCTTTTCTTGAAGCAGAACATACAGACATCAAATTTGTTTACCAGTAAATTGTTTGCATCATAATAAATTGTTAGAGTttaggcttagtgcctgtagctcagcggctagggtgccagccacatacctgcCAAACCACGCCATATTCCTAACGTCCCAATTTTCCCATGAAGCTGTCCCTTCCATTTCTAACCTTctaaacaactttttattttttatttttttgagagtctcattatgtcacccgcagtagagtgccgtggcgtcacagttcacatcaacctccaactcttgggcttaagcgattctcttgcctcagcctcccaagtagctgggactataggcgcccaccacaacgcccagctatttttgttgttgacctgccaaacaacaatgacaactacaacaacaacaaaaatagctgggcgttgtggtgggcgcctatagtcccagctacttgggaggctgaggcaagagaatcgcttaagcccaagagttggaggttgatgtgaactgtgacgccacggcactctactgcgggtgacataatgagactctcaaaaaaataaaaaataaaaagttgtttagAAGGTTAGAAATGGAAGGGACAGCTTCATGGGAAAATTGGGACGTTAGGAATATGGCGTGGTTTGGATAGGTACAAGGGAAAGATGAGAAACTCCAAAAGTGGGAGACAATGAATTTGCCTGAAATAAAGGGGTCAAGAATGAGAGCTGTGTGACGAACAGGAGGGACAGATGGCAAAGAAACCCTGACGTCTAGGATAGGAAGATTGGTTTTTCTGCTAGAAGGAATGAGAGCATTTTATCATGCTACTCAGATTTAGAGTGTTGCAGTAAAACATTTGCACATTTGAGTGTTGATAAAGACATCTACAAATATAGACAAGATGTGATAATTTGTACTGTTCCTGATAAGATCCCCAGTTGGTGTTAGTG includes:
- the LOC128561126 gene encoding 39S ribosomal protein L42, mitochondrial-like yields the protein MAGAAVKWVISKRSILKHLFPIQNGALYCVCHKSTYSSLPDDYNCKVELALTSDGRTIVCYHPSVDIPYEHTKPIPLPDPVCNNEEIHDQVLKTRLAEKSERLEQGPMIEQLSKMFFTTKHHWYPRGQYHTRRKKLNPPKDR